Proteins co-encoded in one bacterium genomic window:
- the panD gene encoding aspartate 1-decarboxylase, with protein MSRVFVKSKIHKATVTQTDLDYEGSITLDAKLMKAADIEPYEQVHVLNLNNGNRLETYAIEGKAGSGVVCLNGAAARHAERGDLIIVLTYQSFISKPPAGYQPRVVTVDAKNRAKKIKG; from the coding sequence ATGTCCAGGGTCTTCGTCAAATCCAAAATCCATAAGGCCACCGTGACCCAGACCGACCTGGATTACGAGGGGAGCATCACGCTCGACGCCAAGCTCATGAAGGCCGCCGACATCGAACCCTATGAGCAGGTCCATGTCCTGAACCTCAACAACGGGAACCGCCTGGAGACCTATGCCATCGAGGGCAAGGCCGGCTCCGGGGTCGTCTGCCTCAATGGCGCCGCCGCCCGTCACGCCGAAAGGGGCGACCTGATCATCGTCCTGACCTACCAGAGCTTCATTTCCAAACCGCCGGCCGGGTATCAACCCCGCGTCGTGACGGTGGACGCCAAGAACCGCGCCAAGAAGATCAAAGGTTAA
- a CDS encoding LL-diaminopimelate aminotransferase, translating to MEFPQAERLKKLPPYLFIEMDKKKKAAIEKGVDIISLAIGDPDLATPDFIIEALYKAAKDKVNHQYPLGSGLPKFREAVAKWYKRRFQVDLDPKDEVVALIGSKEGIGHLPIGILDPGDVVLMPSPGYPVYHAGTLFAGGESYFMPLLEKNGFLPDLDAIPADVLKRAKLIWTNSPNNPTSVLMDKAFYEKTLAFAQKHGLIVANDAAYTELYYDGKRPVSFLEVPGSKEMGVEFHSLSKTFNMTGWRVGFAVGNKSVLKALAEVKGNLDSGVFNPIQYAGIAALEAPEAVTDGIRKIYQERRDLMAAGLKKLGWQFQVPQAAFYFWIKVPNGMSSADWCGKVLEESGIVVTPGNGFGKEGEGYFRATITAEKHRLEEALQRLSKLK from the coding sequence ATGGAATTCCCCCAAGCGGAACGCCTTAAAAAACTGCCCCCTTACCTGTTCATCGAAATGGACAAGAAGAAAAAAGCCGCCATCGAAAAGGGCGTGGACATCATCTCGCTCGCCATCGGGGACCCGGACCTGGCCACTCCCGATTTCATCATTGAGGCGCTCTACAAGGCCGCCAAGGACAAGGTGAACCACCAATACCCCCTCGGGTCGGGCTTGCCCAAGTTCCGGGAAGCCGTGGCGAAGTGGTACAAACGCCGCTTCCAGGTGGACCTGGACCCCAAGGACGAAGTGGTGGCCCTCATCGGTTCCAAGGAAGGGATCGGCCACCTGCCCATCGGCATCCTGGACCCCGGGGATGTGGTCCTCATGCCTTCGCCCGGCTATCCCGTCTATCACGCCGGGACCCTTTTCGCGGGCGGGGAATCCTATTTCATGCCCCTATTGGAGAAGAACGGGTTCCTGCCGGACCTGGACGCCATCCCAGCCGATGTGCTCAAGCGTGCCAAGCTGATCTGGACCAATTCCCCCAACAACCCGACCTCGGTCCTGATGGACAAGGCTTTCTATGAAAAGACCCTGGCCTTCGCCCAAAAGCACGGCCTCATCGTGGCCAATGACGCGGCCTACACCGAGCTTTATTACGACGGAAAAAGACCCGTCAGCTTCCTGGAGGTCCCCGGTTCCAAGGAAATGGGCGTGGAGTTCCATTCGCTCTCCAAGACCTTCAACATGACCGGCTGGCGTGTGGGCTTCGCGGTGGGGAACAAGAGCGTCCTGAAGGCCCTGGCCGAGGTGAAGGGCAACCTGGACTCGGGGGTCTTCAACCCCATCCAATACGCGGGGATCGCCGCCCTGGAAGCGCCCGAGGCCGTCACCGACGGCATCCGCAAGATCTACCAGGAACGCCGGGACTTGATGGCCGCGGGCCTCAAGAAACTGGGTTGGCAGTTCCAGGTCCCCCAGGCCGCCTTTTATTTTTGGATCAAGGTCCCCAATGGCATGAGCTCGGCCGACTGGTGCGGCAAGGTGTTGGAGGAATCGGGCATCGTCGTCACCCCGGGCAACGGGTTCGGCAAGGAAGGCGAGGGCTATTTCCGCGCCACCATCACTGCCGAGAAACACCGCCTGGAGGAAGCGTTGCAGAGGCTCTCGAAGCTCAAATAG
- the nadA gene encoding quinolinate synthase NadA, giving the protein MSLDMFLDDTELVNRIKELKKERNAVILAHSYERPEVQDIADHVGDSLELSRLAAKTDADVIVFCSVHFMAETAKILSPQKTVLLPAAEAGCPLADMITPEQLAAEKAKYPNAAVVAYVNCSAEIKALADVCCTSANALQVVNAMPQDEILFVPDQHLGRWVQKQTHKKMILWAGCCPTHQRMKAKDILAMKQEHPDAVVVVHPESNEDICGMADAVLSTSQMLRYCQASEAKTFIIGTEMGMLHRLRTAMPDKTFLLPTKSLICPNMKMTQLEDVYEALKDLKYPIEIPEPIRLKALKSLDGMLAAVPTK; this is encoded by the coding sequence ATGTCCCTGGATATGTTCCTCGACGATACCGAACTGGTGAACCGCATCAAGGAGCTCAAAAAAGAGCGCAACGCGGTCATCCTTGCCCACAGCTACGAGCGGCCCGAGGTGCAGGACATCGCCGACCACGTGGGCGATTCCCTGGAGTTGTCGCGCCTGGCGGCCAAGACCGACGCCGACGTCATCGTCTTCTGTAGCGTCCACTTCATGGCGGAGACCGCCAAGATCCTCTCGCCCCAAAAGACAGTCCTTTTGCCCGCCGCCGAGGCCGGCTGCCCCCTGGCGGACATGATCACTCCCGAACAATTGGCGGCCGAGAAGGCCAAGTATCCCAACGCCGCGGTCGTGGCCTATGTGAACTGCTCGGCCGAGATCAAGGCCCTGGCCGACGTCTGCTGCACCTCGGCCAACGCCCTGCAGGTGGTCAACGCCATGCCCCAGGACGAGATCCTTTTCGTGCCCGACCAGCATCTGGGCCGATGGGTCCAAAAACAGACCCACAAGAAGATGATCCTCTGGGCCGGTTGCTGCCCGACCCACCAGCGCATGAAGGCCAAGGACATCCTGGCCATGAAACAAGAGCATCCCGATGCGGTCGTCGTGGTCCACCCGGAGAGCAACGAGGATATCTGCGGCATGGCCGACGCCGTGCTCTCGACCTCGCAAATGCTCCGCTACTGCCAGGCCTCGGAGGCCAAGACCTTCATCATCGGCACCGAGATGGGCATGTTGCACCGGCTCCGGACCGCCATGCCGGACAAGACCTTCCTGCTTCCCACCAAGAGCCTCATCTGCCCCAACATGAAGATGACCCAGTTGGAGGATGTTTATGAGGCCCTGAAGGACCTGAAATACCCCATCGAGATCCCCGAGCCCATCCGTTTGAAGGCCCTCAAGTCGCTGGATGGCATGTTGGCGGCGGTCCCGACCAAGTAA
- the panC gene encoding pantoate--beta-alanine ligase — MKVLAKPHEVQALAVQWRRKGRSIGFVPTMGALHEGHLQLVRRSRKESDITVVSIYVNPLQFGPHEDYQQYPRVFEQDLALLKKEKVDLVYHPTNHEMYPKGFHTTVEVDGSVVRGLCARVRPGHFNGVATVVVKLLGAVQPHRLYLGQKDAQQVAVLTRVLTDLDIPVLVVPCPIVRERDGLAMSSRNLRLSPVARGVAPVLYRALKVGKSIVDLGETDPKKVLAEVRKVIKDEKSVKLQYLEAVKLPDLEPADRIKPGTMIALAAYLDGVRLIDNILL; from the coding sequence TTGAAGGTCCTTGCCAAGCCCCACGAGGTCCAGGCCCTCGCCGTCCAATGGCGCCGCAAGGGCCGTTCCATCGGTTTCGTCCCGACCATGGGCGCGCTCCACGAGGGCCATCTCCAACTGGTCCGTCGCAGCCGCAAGGAGAGCGACATCACCGTCGTCTCCATCTACGTGAACCCGCTCCAGTTCGGTCCCCATGAGGACTACCAACAATACCCCCGGGTCTTCGAGCAGGACCTGGCCCTGCTCAAGAAGGAAAAGGTGGACTTGGTCTATCACCCGACCAACCACGAGATGTACCCGAAAGGATTCCATACGACCGTGGAGGTGGATGGAAGCGTCGTCCGGGGCCTTTGCGCGCGCGTCCGTCCCGGCCACTTCAACGGGGTGGCGACCGTGGTGGTGAAACTGCTGGGGGCCGTCCAGCCGCACCGGCTCTATCTGGGACAGAAGGACGCCCAACAAGTGGCGGTCCTCACCCGGGTCCTGACGGACCTGGACATCCCGGTCCTGGTCGTACCCTGTCCCATCGTCCGGGAAAGGGACGGTCTTGCCATGAGCTCCCGGAACCTGCGGCTCTCGCCCGTCGCCCGGGGCGTGGCGCCCGTCCTTTACCGGGCCTTGAAGGTGGGGAAGAGCATCGTGGACCTGGGTGAAACGGACCCGAAAAAGGTCCTGGCCGAGGTCCGCAAGGTCATCAAGGACGAAAAGAGCGTCAAGCTCCAATACCTGGAGGCCGTCAAACTACCCGACCTGGAGCCGGCCGATCGGATCAAACCCGGCACTATGATCGCGCTGGCCGCCTACCTGGACGGCGTGCGGCTGATCGACAACATCCTCCTCTGA
- the folK gene encoding 2-amino-4-hydroxy-6-hydroxymethyldihydropteridine diphosphokinase, giving the protein MAIATFSLGSNLGDRSGYLALARDHFIDKFRMVRFSRIYETEPVDLVDQPWFLNQVVEIRTELSPESLLEWARSLEARAGRQRDIPKGPRTLDVDILLYDDLVEEGPDLILPHPRLEMRRHVLVPLRELSPGLVLPGSGRTLEEALERVPDKAKVEPYAPA; this is encoded by the coding sequence ATGGCCATTGCGACATTCTCCTTGGGCTCGAACCTCGGCGACCGTTCCGGTTACTTGGCGCTGGCCCGGGACCATTTCATCGACAAATTCCGGATGGTCCGCTTCTCGCGGATCTATGAGACCGAACCGGTGGACTTGGTGGACCAGCCCTGGTTCCTGAACCAGGTGGTCGAAATCAGGACCGAGCTCTCCCCGGAATCTTTGTTAGAATGGGCCCGCTCCCTGGAAGCCAGGGCCGGCCGGCAACGGGACATCCCGAAGGGGCCCCGGACGCTGGATGTGGATATCCTCCTTTATGACGACCTTGTCGAGGAGGGGCCGGACCTGATCCTTCCCCATCCCCGCCTTGAGATGAGGCGGCATGTGCTGGTCCCATTGCGGGAATTGAGCCCCGGCCTGGTGCTCCCAGGTTCGGGTCGGACCCTAGAAGAGGCCCTGGAAAGGGTCCCGGACAAGGCGAAGGTCGAACCCTATGCTCCAGCATAA
- a CDS encoding aspartate dehydrogenase domain-containing protein, whose product MASRRPVTRLGIVGCGAIGSLVARTLDKKNPAYRVTALLDTHAPQAVRLARTLSSRPKVCTHLSELIRRSDLVLEAASVKAALPVARAVLGKGKSLVLMSAGACLLHGKELAALAKRQRTKLYIPSGAVSGVDGIRSARALGTIHRIRITSRKPPRGFLGAPGLTSRQRKSLATARRPMVLYQGGVRGAIRAFPANVNVAATTAMASGLPNKLRVTVIADPGVKTNQHEIQVEGSFGRMVLRTENVPSPANPKTSALAVQAALALLERITAPVEIGS is encoded by the coding sequence ATGGCTTCCCGCCGTCCGGTCACCCGACTCGGCATCGTGGGGTGCGGTGCCATCGGCTCACTGGTCGCCCGCACGCTGGACAAAAAGAACCCGGCCTACCGCGTCACCGCCCTGCTGGATACCCATGCCCCCCAAGCCGTCCGCCTCGCCCGGACCCTTTCCTCAAGACCCAAGGTCTGTACCCACCTGTCCGAATTGATCCGGCGTAGCGACCTGGTCTTGGAAGCCGCGTCGGTCAAGGCCGCCCTGCCGGTGGCCCGGGCCGTCTTGGGGAAGGGGAAGTCCCTGGTCCTGATGAGCGCGGGGGCCTGCCTGCTCCATGGAAAGGAATTGGCGGCATTGGCCAAGCGTCAAAGGACCAAGCTCTACATCCCCTCCGGCGCCGTCAGCGGGGTGGACGGGATCCGCTCGGCCCGGGCCTTGGGGACCATCCACCGCATCCGGATCACTTCCCGTAAACCACCCCGCGGGTTCCTGGGCGCGCCCGGCCTCACCTCCCGGCAACGAAAGTCCCTCGCGACGGCCCGCCGACCGATGGTTCTCTATCAAGGCGGCGTCCGGGGCGCCATCCGGGCCTTCCCGGCCAACGTGAACGTGGCGGCCACGACCGCCATGGCCTCGGGCTTGCCGAACAAGCTCCGGGTGACCGTGATCGCGGACCCGGGCGTGAAGACCAATCAACATGAGATCCAGGTCGAAGGTTCCTTCGGCCGGATGGTCCTTCGCACCGAGAACGTCCCATCCCCGGCCAACCCCAAGACCAGCGCCTTGGCGGTCCAGGCCGCCCTGGCGCTCTTGGAGAGGATCACCGCGCCGGTCGAGATCGGGTCCTGA
- a CDS encoding ABC transporter ATP-binding protein: MNPGASGGEGPLAIRIRDLSLTYKTGFWLTPKINHALKSLHLDVPEGEAFGLMGLNGAGKTTVIKLILGLLRPKTGEISLLGGHITQRSIRDRIGYLSELPYFSKQHTGRELLEYFGSLHGLGGASLKHRVDEVLEMVRMTQAAGQKVAGYSKGMLQRIGIGQALIGKPRLLICDEPMSGLDPVGYKEMRDIFLDLKRAGTTLFLNTHILDEVERVCDRVGILHEGVLKETALISKVLESSVPVDYWVEVPAGEASKLKGLPFQEAVQAKGGVQVPGLVLGETLSLMTSRRTKITSVRPLSSIVEAYFLRAIGAQAYLNKPVGGGEA, encoded by the coding sequence GTGAACCCAGGAGCATCGGGCGGGGAAGGGCCCCTCGCCATCCGTATCCGCGACCTTTCCCTGACCTATAAGACGGGTTTTTGGCTCACCCCCAAGATCAACCACGCCCTGAAGAGCCTCCATTTGGACGTACCCGAGGGCGAGGCCTTCGGGTTGATGGGACTCAATGGGGCGGGGAAGACCACGGTCATCAAGCTCATCTTGGGCCTGCTGCGGCCCAAGACCGGGGAGATCTCCCTGCTGGGCGGGCACATCACCCAGCGTTCCATCCGCGACCGTATCGGCTATCTTTCCGAATTGCCCTATTTCTCCAAGCAACACACCGGCCGGGAACTGCTGGAATACTTCGGGTCCCTCCACGGATTGGGCGGGGCGTCCCTGAAACACCGGGTGGACGAGGTCCTGGAAATGGTCCGCATGACCCAGGCCGCCGGACAAAAGGTGGCCGGTTACTCCAAGGGCATGCTCCAGCGCATCGGGATCGGACAGGCCCTCATCGGGAAACCCCGTCTCCTGATCTGCGACGAACCCATGAGCGGCCTGGATCCGGTGGGTTACAAGGAGATGCGGGACATCTTCCTGGATCTCAAAAGGGCTGGAACGACCCTCTTCCTGAACACCCACATCCTCGACGAGGTCGAACGGGTCTGCGACCGCGTGGGCATCCTTCACGAGGGGGTCCTGAAGGAAACCGCCCTTATTTCCAAGGTCCTGGAATCCTCCGTGCCCGTCGATTATTGGGTCGAGGTCCCCGCCGGGGAGGCCTCCAAGCTCAAAGGCCTTCCGTTCCAAGAAGCGGTCCAGGCCAAGGGCGGGGTCCAGGTCCCCGGACTGGTCCTGGGCGAGACCCTGTCCCTCATGACCTCCCGCCGCACCAAGATCACCAGCGTCCGGCCCCTTTCCTCGATCGTGGAGGCCTACTTCCTGCGGGCCATCGGGGCCCAAGCCTACCTCAACAAGCCCGTCGGCGGGGGTGAGGCATGA
- a CDS encoding deoxynucleoside kinase, whose product MLQHKYIAIEGPIGVGKTSLAEILAKKLNARLVLEGAVENPFIADFYKDIQKHAFQTQMFFLLSRFKQQQELSQNELFQQGIISDYIFAKDRIFANLTLDDNELKLYEQIHTLLGVRVPKPDFVIYLQASTDVLLKRIALRGRKFENQITAEYLAELNQAYNYYFFHYADTPLMVVNTSEIDFVHRDADLDDLLAHASRMTKGTVYYQPVSVKK is encoded by the coding sequence ATGCTCCAGCATAAATACATCGCCATCGAAGGCCCCATCGGCGTGGGGAAGACCAGCCTGGCCGAGATCCTGGCCAAGAAGCTCAACGCACGCCTGGTCCTGGAAGGGGCCGTGGAGAACCCCTTCATCGCCGATTTCTACAAGGACATCCAGAAGCACGCCTTCCAGACCCAGATGTTCTTCCTGTTGTCCCGGTTCAAGCAACAGCAGGAACTTTCGCAGAACGAGCTCTTCCAGCAGGGGATCATCAGCGACTACATCTTCGCCAAGGACCGCATCTTCGCCAACCTGACCCTGGACGACAACGAGCTCAAGCTCTACGAGCAGATCCATACCCTGTTGGGCGTGCGGGTGCCCAAACCCGATTTCGTCATCTACCTGCAGGCCAGCACCGACGTTCTGTTGAAACGCATCGCCTTGCGGGGCCGCAAGTTCGAGAACCAGATCACCGCCGAATACCTGGCCGAGTTGAACCAGGCCTACAACTACTATTTCTTCCATTACGCCGATACGCCCCTCATGGTGGTCAATACCAGCGAGATCGATTTCGTGCACCGGGACGCGGATTTGGACGACCTCCTGGCCCACGCTTCGCGCATGACCAAAGGGACGGTCTATTACCAACCCGTCAGCGTGAAGAAATGA
- a CDS encoding fumarylacetoacetate hydrolase family protein: protein MKIARLLHNNRPRWAMILDSGNTYRVFETDKPWEEQVFDGKSYPVRPENLLAPAVPSKIVAVGLNYKDHVKEMAHEEHKEPVIFLKPSSALLNPEGTILYPSASQRVDYEAELAVVLKARLKDASPEEALKAVWGFTCCNDVTARDLQKTDGQWARAKGFDSFCPLGPWLVTDFVEKDQKILGRVNGVVKQSAKISQRIWGTAQLLSFVSKVMTLEPLDVLTTGTPSGIGPLQPGDLVEVEVEGIGILKNNVQKR from the coding sequence ATGAAGATCGCCCGTTTGCTCCATAACAACCGCCCCCGTTGGGCCATGATCCTGGACTCCGGGAACACCTACCGGGTCTTCGAGACCGATAAGCCCTGGGAAGAGCAGGTCTTCGACGGCAAATCCTACCCGGTCCGGCCCGAGAACCTCCTGGCCCCCGCCGTCCCCTCCAAGATCGTGGCCGTGGGCCTGAACTATAAGGATCATGTCAAGGAGATGGCCCACGAGGAGCACAAGGAACCGGTGATCTTCTTGAAGCCTTCTTCGGCGCTGTTGAACCCGGAAGGGACCATCCTTTATCCTTCGGCGTCCCAGCGGGTCGATTACGAGGCCGAATTGGCGGTGGTGCTCAAGGCCCGGCTCAAGGACGCCTCCCCCGAGGAGGCCTTGAAGGCGGTCTGGGGATTCACCTGTTGCAACGACGTGACCGCCCGCGATCTCCAAAAAACCGACGGCCAATGGGCCCGGGCCAAGGGTTTCGACAGCTTCTGCCCCTTGGGGCCCTGGCTGGTCACCGATTTCGTCGAGAAGGACCAGAAGATCCTTGGCCGGGTGAACGGGGTGGTCAAGCAGTCGGCCAAGATCTCGCAGAGGATCTGGGGGACCGCCCAGTTGCTTTCGTTCGTTTCCAAGGTCATGACCCTGGAACCGTTGGACGTATTGACCACCGGAACGCCTTCCGGGATCGGACCCCTCCAGCCGGGGGACCTGGTGGAGGTTGAAGTCGAAGGGATCGGCATCCTCAAGAATAACGTGCAAAAACGCTGA
- the panB gene encoding 3-methyl-2-oxobutanoate hydroxymethyltransferase produces the protein MSDHRLTTLGFRQKADRGEKLVVVTAYDYSMARAVDEAGVDAVLVGDSLSMTMMGRSDTLAATMDEMVHHTKAVARGLQKALLVADMPFLSYQLGLEDALANAGDLMVEGGAQAVKLEWCPQAPEVTSFLVENGIPVMGHVGFTPQHVNQLGGYHAQGKDAASAKRLLDQAKALERAGAFSVVLELVPPDTAKRITSALKVPTIGIGAGPHCDGQVQVLHDLLGLFPDFHPKHARRYANLHEAVRKAVDQYARDVRQGRFTPGN, from the coding sequence ATGAGCGATCATCGCTTGACCACCTTGGGATTCCGCCAGAAGGCCGACCGGGGCGAAAAGCTCGTGGTCGTGACCGCTTATGACTATTCCATGGCCCGGGCGGTGGACGAGGCGGGCGTGGACGCGGTCCTGGTGGGGGACAGTCTCTCCATGACCATGATGGGGCGTTCCGACACCCTGGCCGCCACCATGGATGAGATGGTCCACCACACCAAGGCGGTCGCCCGGGGCCTCCAAAAGGCCCTCCTGGTGGCCGATATGCCCTTCCTGTCCTATCAACTGGGACTGGAGGACGCCCTGGCCAATGCCGGCGACCTGATGGTCGAGGGCGGGGCCCAGGCGGTGAAACTGGAATGGTGCCCGCAGGCCCCCGAGGTCACTTCCTTCCTGGTGGAGAACGGCATCCCGGTCATGGGCCACGTGGGGTTCACCCCCCAGCATGTGAACCAGTTGGGCGGCTACCACGCCCAAGGCAAGGATGCGGCCTCGGCCAAGAGACTGCTGGACCAGGCCAAGGCCTTGGAAAGGGCCGGCGCCTTTTCGGTCGTTCTCGAACTCGTCCCTCCGGACACCGCCAAGCGGATCACCTCGGCCCTCAAGGTCCCCACCATCGGCATCGGGGCCGGCCCCCATTGCGACGGCCAGGTCCAGGTCCTGCACGACCTGCTGGGCCTTTTTCCCGACTTCCATCCCAAACATGCCCGCCGTTACGCGAACCTGCACGAGGCCGTCCGGAAGGCCGTGGATCAATATGCCCGGGACGTCCGCCAGGGTCGCTTCACCCCGGGGAACTGA
- a CDS encoding tetratricopeptide repeat protein produces the protein MGKIPLLPPRAALLAGLLFLGAGNLPAQVPSGPTGAPLSKSMVPRFKTSDPFVAHSDHSFYFKENLTNALLRFTTAPDFKVNDPVCLNDLGYIYFYFGEYGEAAAQFKKALALNPAYTAAAVNLGVASHKVGEDDLALRYLGQVRDSDPARGEALYDLGLIQYERGNYPQAVGYLEEASKVVGSDPKVWNNLGCAYFQVKDFPLAFQAFKTSVANGASFYHAYYNEAVASLLSGNYEEAVEATNRAVRLSPSNPDAYNLLGLAFLFNQNYLRASVALAKAIQMRNNDAGYFNNLGRAQLGLGHYKDAEKMLKRALLFQPDLKPALWNMGDLELRQGRIKQALAHYLNVEGWDEAQGNAVFHYNFGVAYYKDKDPKDARLHWEKARQLDPDYLEPLYGLAVLAHEGKDNETALSLAQQGEVQEPQSSRWPLLVGDLQKALGHPEDSLASFEKARQMGQKDPKLLAKIESLKNDRSASGDQASGTGAAPSPQESWEGMHQLAEKALRTGDLEVGRTLARTETGQWPQDPRSWEDLSRVEEADGKKEEALAGMERALRLAPDNAHYLEECGKLAFEAGKYQVASRYFGLAVKAPGGSWEGALGLGSCSFKLNLYDEAILYWQKGAQEFPDHPEFLYDLGRAHYQKGQVSQAMLYYQKALRMRPVYPEVLTNWAAIDLDADRLDAAEQKLKKSLSQDPRTAETYFNLGTLELKRGYFTDALKYYQQGLEVDPNDANGYYCQGVAFLKLGQWARAQSLLEKTLEKDPNHADALYNLGKVAVEMDDYGSAQRYFDLSLKAKPGQGDAYFGMGLVQFHEGHYKDAQLQFVKAQNDYQVGHEALYYLGRTEEKLGDAASAEAFYRQSLERHPSFGLAHLTLGDLLRSNGRMLEARQEYQKASLQREYPEIAKAADAKLSEMP, from the coding sequence TTGGGAAAGATCCCCCTTCTTCCTCCGCGAGCGGCCCTGCTGGCCGGGCTCCTCTTCCTGGGTGCGGGGAACCTGCCGGCCCAGGTCCCGTCGGGACCCACGGGAGCGCCCCTTTCCAAGTCCATGGTCCCGCGCTTCAAGACCTCCGATCCTTTCGTGGCCCATTCGGACCACTCCTTCTACTTCAAGGAGAACCTCACCAACGCCCTTTTGCGCTTCACCACGGCCCCCGATTTCAAGGTCAACGACCCCGTCTGCCTGAACGACCTGGGCTACATCTATTTTTATTTCGGCGAATACGGGGAAGCGGCCGCCCAGTTCAAGAAGGCCCTCGCCTTGAACCCCGCCTATACGGCCGCGGCCGTCAACCTGGGCGTGGCGTCCCATAAGGTCGGGGAGGATGACCTGGCCCTCCGTTACCTGGGCCAGGTCCGCGACAGCGACCCGGCCCGGGGCGAGGCCCTCTACGACCTGGGATTGATCCAATACGAGCGGGGGAACTATCCGCAAGCGGTGGGCTACCTGGAGGAAGCTTCCAAGGTCGTGGGGTCCGACCCCAAGGTCTGGAACAACCTGGGCTGCGCCTATTTCCAGGTGAAGGACTTTCCTTTGGCCTTCCAGGCCTTCAAGACCTCGGTGGCCAACGGCGCCTCCTTTTATCACGCCTACTACAACGAGGCCGTCGCCTCGCTCCTTTCGGGCAACTATGAGGAGGCGGTGGAGGCGACCAACCGGGCGGTCCGCCTCTCGCCCTCCAACCCGGACGCTTATAACCTCCTGGGGCTCGCCTTCCTGTTCAACCAGAACTACCTGCGGGCCTCGGTGGCCCTCGCCAAGGCCATCCAGATGCGCAACAACGACGCGGGCTACTTCAACAACCTGGGCCGGGCCCAGTTGGGACTGGGTCATTACAAGGACGCGGAGAAAATGTTGAAAAGGGCGCTGCTCTTCCAACCGGACCTCAAGCCCGCCCTTTGGAACATGGGCGACCTCGAGCTGCGCCAGGGCCGGATCAAACAGGCTTTGGCCCACTACCTGAACGTCGAGGGCTGGGACGAGGCCCAGGGCAATGCGGTCTTCCACTACAACTTCGGCGTGGCCTATTACAAGGACAAGGACCCTAAGGACGCCCGTCTTCATTGGGAAAAAGCCCGTCAATTGGATCCCGATTACCTCGAACCTCTCTATGGCCTCGCCGTCCTGGCCCACGAAGGGAAGGACAATGAAACGGCCCTGTCCCTGGCCCAACAAGGCGAGGTCCAGGAACCCCAATCCTCCCGTTGGCCGCTCCTGGTCGGGGACCTTCAGAAGGCCCTGGGTCATCCCGAGGACTCCTTGGCTTCCTTCGAGAAGGCCCGTCAGATGGGACAGAAGGACCCCAAGCTATTGGCCAAGATCGAAAGCCTGAAGAATGACCGGTCCGCCTCCGGGGATCAGGCCTCGGGAACGGGAGCCGCACCTTCCCCCCAGGAATCCTGGGAGGGAATGCATCAATTGGCGGAGAAGGCCCTGCGCACCGGCGACCTGGAAGTGGGCCGCACCTTGGCCCGCACCGAGACCGGACAATGGCCCCAGGACCCGCGTTCCTGGGAGGACCTGTCGCGCGTCGAGGAAGCCGACGGCAAGAAGGAGGAGGCCCTTGCCGGTATGGAGCGGGCCCTCCGTCTCGCGCCCGACAACGCCCATTACCTGGAAGAATGCGGCAAGCTGGCTTTCGAAGCCGGTAAATACCAGGTCGCCAGCCGTTATTTCGGCCTGGCCGTCAAGGCTCCCGGCGGTTCCTGGGAGGGCGCCTTGGGCCTCGGGTCCTGTTCCTTCAAATTGAACCTCTACGACGAGGCGATCCTTTACTGGCAAAAAGGCGCCCAAGAATTTCCCGATCATCCCGAATTCCTCTATGACCTGGGACGGGCCCATTACCAGAAGGGCCAGGTCTCCCAGGCCATGCTCTATTACCAGAAGGCCTTGAGGATGCGCCCCGTCTATCCCGAGGTCCTGACGAATTGGGCCGCCATCGATCTGGATGCGGACCGACTGGACGCGGCGGAGCAGAAATTGAAAAAGAGCCTGTCCCAGGATCCCAGGACGGCCGAGACCTATTTCAACCTCGGCACCCTCGAATTGAAGCGGGGTTATTTCACCGACGCCCTGAAGTATTACCAGCAAGGCCTGGAGGTCGATCCGAACGACGCCAACGGCTATTACTGCCAGGGGGTCGCCTTCTTGAAGCTCGGCCAATGGGCCCGGGCCCAATCCCTCCTGGAGAAGACCCTCGAGAAGGACCCCAACCACGCCGACGCCCTCTATAACCTGGGCAAGGTGGCCGTGGAAATGGACGATTACGGGAGCGCCCAGCGCTATTTCGACCTTTCCCTCAAGGCCAAGCCCGGCCAAGGGGACGCCTATTTCGGGATGGGCTTGGTCCAGTTCCATGAGGGCCACTACAAGGACGCCCAACTGCAGTTCGTCAAGGCCCAGAACGATTACCAGGTGGGGCACGAGGCGCTTTATTACCTGGGCAGGACGGAAGAAAAGCTGGGGGACGCCGCCTCGGCCGAGGCCTTTTACCGGCAATCCCTGGAACGGCACCCCAGTTTCGGGCTGGCCCACCTGACCCTGGGCGACCTTTTAAGGTCGAACGGCCGTATGCTGGAAGCCCGGCAGGAATACCAAAAGGCATCCCTCCAACGGGAATACCCGGAGATCGCGAAGGCGGCCGATGCCAAATTGAGCGAAATGCCATGA